In the Anaerolineae bacterium genome, one interval contains:
- a CDS encoding lipopolysaccharide biosynthesis protein, whose translation MSLRRDVLSSIFWVALSQAGNKLIAFVVQIVLARILVPADFGVVAVATLALDSLALFAEFGFTSALIYRKDRIPEASATAFSIVVVGGVLTTLVGVVSAPYISWFFKEPRVIPILRALSLTMLISSFGQVPLTLLAKELDFRKRAIPMVVPSVVNGMVAVPCALSGLGVWSLVAGRLASAAATSALAYAVTDWRPRWTFHWDLAREMLDYGKHIIGSQLLIFAITNVDDMFVGRILDAAALGAYGLAYNLSNLPATQITRIVGQVMFPALAKIQDDLERMKRVYFATMRYVSLLSVPIGVATVVFAADFVNVVYGPKWAAAIVPLQWLGIYGLIRSIAANMGNVFKAGGRPKWLTYIALWRLITMLLFLYPATKYYGIIGVSVLSAAVAVVDFFISAALVNRVIQATAMDYVRCLGPIFSVALLSAAAARLLQLQFRATPHARLGFLMALMIMVCLYAGGMWLVDRELRREVRTGFEWVLARNGLRFANGKQVPK comes from the coding sequence GTGAGCCTGCGCCGTGACGTGCTGAGCAGTATCTTCTGGGTAGCGCTTTCCCAGGCTGGCAACAAGCTCATCGCCTTTGTTGTCCAGATCGTGCTGGCGCGCATCCTGGTGCCGGCGGATTTCGGCGTGGTGGCGGTGGCCACCCTGGCGCTGGACTCGCTGGCCCTGTTCGCCGAGTTCGGCTTCACCTCCGCCCTGATTTACCGCAAGGACCGTATCCCGGAGGCTTCCGCTACCGCCTTTTCCATTGTCGTTGTGGGCGGCGTGCTGACCACCCTGGTCGGCGTCGTCAGCGCCCCGTATATCTCCTGGTTCTTCAAGGAGCCGCGCGTCATCCCCATCCTGCGGGCGCTCAGCCTGACCATGCTGATCTCCTCCTTCGGGCAGGTGCCGCTGACCCTGCTGGCCAAGGAGTTGGATTTCCGCAAGCGGGCCATCCCCATGGTGGTGCCCAGCGTGGTGAACGGCATGGTGGCGGTGCCCTGTGCGTTGAGCGGCCTGGGGGTGTGGAGCCTGGTCGCCGGCCGGCTGGCCAGCGCCGCCGCCACCTCCGCCTTGGCCTATGCTGTCACGGACTGGCGGCCGCGCTGGACGTTTCACTGGGACCTGGCGCGTGAGATGCTGGACTACGGCAAGCATATCATCGGGAGCCAGCTCCTGATCTTCGCCATCACCAATGTGGATGACATGTTTGTGGGGCGCATCCTGGACGCCGCGGCGCTGGGCGCCTACGGCCTGGCATACAACCTCTCCAACCTGCCGGCGACCCAGATCACCCGCATCGTGGGACAGGTGATGTTCCCGGCCCTGGCCAAGATTCAGGATGACCTGGAACGCATGAAACGGGTCTATTTCGCCACCATGCGCTACGTCTCGCTCCTCTCCGTGCCCATCGGCGTGGCCACGGTGGTCTTCGCGGCCGATTTCGTGAACGTGGTCTATGGGCCGAAGTGGGCGGCGGCCATCGTGCCGCTCCAGTGGCTGGGGATATACGGGCTGATCCGTTCCATTGCCGCTAACATGGGCAATGTGTTCAAGGCCGGCGGCCGGCCCAAGTGGCTGACCTACATCGCCCTGTGGCGGCTCATCACCATGCTGCTCTTCCTGTACCCCGCCACCAAGTATTACGGCATTATCGGCGTCAGCGTGCTCTCAGCCGCCGTGGCCGTCGTCGATTTCTTCATCTCCGCCGCGTTGGTGAACCGCGTGATTCAGGCCACCGCCATGGACTATGTGCGCTGTCTGGGGCCGATCTTCAGCGTCGCCCTGCTGTCGGCGGCGGCGGCCCGCCTGCTCCAGCTCCAGTTCCGCGCCACTCCGCACGCGCGGCTGGGCTTCCTGATGGCCTTGATGATCATGGTGTGTTTGTACGCCGGCGGGATGTGGCTGGTGGATCGCGAACTGCGGCGGGAAGTGCGCACCGGCTTCGAATGGGTCCTGGCGCGCAACGGCCTGCGGTTCGCCAACGGGAAGCAGGTGCCCAAATGA